A window from Ruminiclostridium josui JCM 17888 encodes these proteins:
- the rny gene encoding ribonuclease Y gives MFKIIVNILIGLACGLIIAVIASKIFYDRGFEARKKQAEAHIGSAEQEAQRIVGEALKQGESKKREALLEAKEEIHKSRVELDRDIKDRRNEFMRLERRLVQKEETLDKKVEALEQKDEALNKKLKDIEVLQEQSEELVKKQTEELERIAGLSVEDAKEYLLRNIENEVKHEAAALIKEIESNAKQEADRKAKDILATAIQKCAADHVSEATVSVVPLPNDEMKGRIIGREGRNIRTLETLTGIDLIIDDTLEAVILSGFDPIRREVARLTLEKLILDGRIHPARIEEMVEKAKKEVDNTIRQEGDNAAFETGVHGLHPELVRLLGKLKFRTSYGQNVLNHSIEVSHLAGIMAAELGVDVQLAKRAGLLHDIGKAIDHEVEGSHVTIGADVAKKYKESADVVNAILSHHGDVEATNVVSVLVQAADSISAARPGARRETLESYIKRLEKLEEIANSFDGVEKCFAIQAGREIRIMVKPDVVNDTDIVLKAREIVKKIEDELEYPGQIKVTLLRETRAIEYAK, from the coding sequence GTGTTTAAGATAATAGTTAATATTCTAATTGGATTGGCCTGCGGATTAATTATTGCAGTTATTGCTTCTAAAATATTTTATGATAGAGGATTTGAGGCCAGAAAAAAGCAGGCAGAAGCCCATATAGGCAGTGCCGAGCAGGAGGCCCAAAGAATTGTTGGAGAGGCTTTGAAACAAGGTGAGAGTAAGAAGAGGGAAGCACTTCTTGAAGCTAAAGAAGAAATTCATAAAAGCAGAGTAGAACTTGACAGGGATATCAAGGATAGACGAAATGAGTTTATGAGGCTGGAAAGAAGGCTCGTTCAGAAGGAAGAAACACTCGATAAGAAAGTAGAAGCTCTTGAACAGAAAGATGAAGCTTTAAATAAAAAACTGAAGGATATTGAAGTTTTGCAAGAGCAGTCCGAAGAGCTTGTTAAGAAACAAACTGAAGAGCTCGAAAGAATTGCAGGATTATCTGTAGAAGATGCTAAAGAATACTTGCTTCGTAACATAGAAAACGAAGTAAAACACGAGGCTGCGGCGCTAATAAAGGAAATTGAGTCTAACGCAAAGCAGGAAGCAGACCGCAAGGCAAAGGATATATTGGCAACTGCAATTCAGAAGTGCGCTGCCGATCATGTATCTGAAGCTACCGTTTCTGTAGTACCTTTACCTAATGATGAGATGAAGGGAAGAATCATAGGTCGTGAGGGTAGAAACATAAGGACTCTTGAGACCTTGACAGGAATTGATTTAATTATTGATGATACACTGGAGGCTGTAATATTGTCCGGATTTGATCCTATAAGAAGAGAGGTTGCCAGATTAACTCTTGAGAAGCTTATTCTTGATGGAAGAATTCATCCTGCAAGAATCGAAGAAATGGTTGAAAAGGCTAAAAAAGAGGTTGACAACACTATTCGTCAGGAAGGTGACAATGCAGCATTTGAAACAGGAGTGCACGGCTTGCATCCGGAACTTGTAAGGCTTTTAGGTAAACTTAAGTTCAGAACAAGTTACGGACAGAATGTACTTAACCATTCTATAGAGGTATCTCACCTGGCAGGTATAATGGCTGCTGAACTTGGTGTTGATGTTCAACTTGCAAAAAGAGCAGGTTTATTGCATGACATAGGAAAGGCTATTGACCATGAAGTGGAAGGTTCCCATGTTACTATCGGTGCCGATGTGGCTAAGAAGTACAAGGAAAGTGCTGATGTGGTAAATGCAATCCTTTCTCACCATGGTGATGTAGAGGCAACAAATGTAGTTTCAGTTCTTGTACAGGCTGCGGATTCTATTTCAGCTGCAAGACCAGGTGCGAGAAGAGAAACACTGGAATCCTACATCAAGCGTCTTGAGAAGCTTGAAGAGATTGCAAACTCCTTTGATGGAGTTGAAAAGTGTTTTGCAATTCAGGCAGGAAGAGAAATCAGAATTATGGTTAAGCCTGATGTTGTAAATGACACAGATATAGTTCTGAAAGCAAGAGAAATAGTTAAGAAAATTGAAGATGAGCTTGAATATCCCGGACAGATTAAAGTTACTCTGTTAAGGGAAACTAGAGCTATTGAATATGCAAAATAA
- a CDS encoding tetratricopeptide repeat protein translates to MFILTTFNALLMILLLSYVFYRLLKTKKAVTLVSFTIQLSALTIVILSLVNDVKISNSVEIFYIAFGIAIPLCFIIQDYRLAIKGHRTIERHQEYITVENKIMPQAENSLPESSSVSTPETYQRVMDVLENEDSVDDIIAELNSLKDDLFFGIKKKLIQAVNGYSQGNYDFAYEIYKGMLDITQTPGNLFFNYGNVCFKKGMFREAVSCYRKVLELNEQFEKKYLVYVNIGITYFNMGKTELALENFFKSLELNPECTNAKEGIGRIYTITGRQADAVMYYEDLLKNDDSNYELSLSLGKLLVELGNTEEAKVRFETCIKNNPRQKEAYIFLGKLYMSIAQYSEAIKVFKTYITINDVDYVGHYNLAECYFQNKEYKNAITEYKQTISRNQQNYESYFKLGLIYDETDEAEKAIDCYRAVIQIKPDFIDAYNNLGIVFAKCQRHVESLAAYTAGIKVNPDNFRLYFNMGVVLFELERYEDSADAFARAVELNPKDKDVYYYLGASLTELKQYDEAIKAYGKALDDRMEESELYYNIAAVYALMKKQDIALDNLKKAISKDSDIKEEISRNSVFDYMRSNSDFIELVS, encoded by the coding sequence ATGTTTATTTTAACTACATTTAATGCTTTATTAATGATTTTACTTCTTTCTTATGTATTTTACAGACTTTTAAAAACTAAAAAGGCTGTAACCCTTGTTTCTTTTACAATTCAGCTTTCAGCATTAACCATAGTAATTCTATCTCTTGTGAATGATGTAAAAATCAGTAATAGTGTAGAAATTTTCTATATTGCATTCGGGATAGCAATTCCCTTATGTTTTATTATACAGGATTATAGGTTAGCGATAAAAGGTCACAGAACTATAGAAAGACATCAGGAGTATATAACAGTTGAAAATAAAATAATGCCGCAAGCTGAAAATAGTTTGCCCGAATCCTCATCTGTCAGTACACCGGAGACATACCAAAGAGTTATGGATGTATTGGAAAATGAAGATTCTGTTGATGATATTATTGCTGAATTAAATTCACTGAAAGATGATTTATTTTTTGGAATAAAAAAGAAATTAATTCAAGCTGTGAACGGATACAGTCAAGGAAATTATGATTTTGCATACGAAATATATAAAGGTATGCTTGACATTACACAAACTCCAGGAAATCTTTTTTTCAACTATGGAAATGTATGCTTTAAAAAAGGAATGTTTAGAGAGGCAGTATCTTGCTATAGAAAGGTATTGGAGTTGAATGAGCAATTTGAAAAAAAATATCTAGTTTATGTAAATATAGGTATAACATATTTCAATATGGGAAAAACAGAACTTGCCTTGGAAAATTTCTTTAAGTCCCTGGAATTAAATCCTGAGTGTACTAATGCAAAGGAAGGAATTGGCAGGATTTATACAATAACAGGCAGGCAAGCAGATGCGGTGATGTACTATGAAGATTTACTGAAAAATGATGATAGCAACTATGAACTATCATTATCCCTGGGAAAACTTTTAGTTGAACTGGGCAATACAGAAGAGGCGAAAGTACGTTTTGAAACATGTATTAAAAACAATCCCAGGCAGAAAGAAGCATATATCTTCCTTGGTAAGTTGTATATGTCGATAGCACAGTATTCCGAAGCTATTAAGGTTTTTAAAACATATATAACAATTAACGACGTTGATTATGTTGGACATTATAACCTTGCAGAATGTTATTTTCAAAATAAAGAGTACAAAAATGCAATTACTGAATATAAGCAAACCATAAGTCGTAATCAGCAAAATTACGAAAGTTATTTCAAACTGGGTTTAATCTATGATGAGACTGATGAAGCAGAAAAAGCAATAGATTGTTACAGGGCTGTAATTCAGATAAAGCCAGATTTTATAGATGCATATAACAACCTTGGAATAGTGTTTGCAAAATGTCAAAGACATGTTGAGTCTCTTGCTGCATATACTGCAGGAATTAAAGTGAATCCTGACAATTTCAGACTTTATTTTAACATGGGTGTTGTTTTGTTTGAACTGGAGAGATATGAAGACTCTGCAGATGCCTTTGCAAGAGCTGTTGAGCTAAATCCAAAGGACAAGGATGTATATTACTATCTGGGGGCATCATTAACCGAATTAAAGCAATATGATGAAGCAATCAAGGCATATGGAAAAGCTCTCGATGACAGAATGGAGGAGAGCGAATTGTATTATAATATAGCAGCTGTTTATGCATTAATGAAAAAGCAGGATATTGCACTAGATAATCTAAAGAAGGCAATAAGTAAGGATTCAGACATAAAAGAGGAAATTTCCCGTAACAGCGTTTTTGATTACATGAGATCAAATTCTGATTTTATAGAATTGGTTTCGTAA
- the folD gene encoding bifunctional methylenetetrahydrofolate dehydrogenase/methenyltetrahydrofolate cyclohydrolase FolD, which translates to MSAKVLNGTELAAKVKSELKAKIEDLKLKGINPGLAVIIVGDDPASRVYVNHKKNDCAEIGIKSFEYALPASTQEEELLDLIETLNNDASVNGILVQLPLPAHINEDKVIAAISPDKDADCFHPMNVGKLMIGKPEFLPCTPAGVVELLEENNIEISGKNCVVVGRSNIVGKPQAILLLAKNATVTICHSKTANIQDVCKNADILVVAIGKAEFIKPEFVKPGAVVIDVGVSRGADGKLVGDVQFAEVSEIASAITKVTGGVGPMTRAMLMKNTYKAALLQNSL; encoded by the coding sequence ATGTCTGCCAAAGTTTTGAATGGAACTGAGCTTGCAGCAAAAGTTAAGTCTGAGCTGAAAGCAAAAATAGAAGATTTGAAGTTAAAGGGTATAAATCCCGGACTTGCAGTTATTATTGTAGGCGATGACCCTGCGTCAAGAGTATATGTAAACCACAAAAAGAACGATTGTGCTGAAATTGGTATTAAATCATTTGAATACGCTCTTCCTGCAAGTACTCAAGAAGAGGAATTACTGGATTTAATTGAAACATTAAATAATGATGCCTCTGTAAACGGAATACTTGTACAACTACCGTTACCGGCGCATATAAATGAAGATAAGGTTATTGCAGCAATAAGTCCAGATAAGGATGCTGATTGTTTTCATCCTATGAATGTTGGAAAGCTAATGATTGGAAAACCTGAATTTTTGCCATGTACTCCAGCTGGGGTTGTAGAATTGCTGGAAGAAAATAATATTGAAATATCAGGAAAGAACTGCGTTGTAGTTGGCAGAAGTAATATAGTTGGAAAGCCACAGGCTATTTTGCTTCTTGCAAAGAATGCAACAGTAACCATATGTCATTCCAAAACTGCCAATATTCAGGATGTATGTAAAAATGCAGATATTCTGGTAGTTGCCATTGGTAAAGCTGAGTTTATTAAACCTGAATTTGTAAAACCGGGTGCAGTTGTTATTGATGTAGGTGTGTCAAGGGGAGCAGATGGAAAACTAGTTGGGGATGTTCAATTTGCTGAGGTTTCCGAAATAGCATCTGCAATTACAAAGGTAACAGGTGGAGTAGGCCCCATGACTAGAGCCATGTTGATGAAAAATACATATAAAGCAGCCTTGTTGCAAAACAGTCTGTAA
- a CDS encoding TIGR00282 family metallophosphoesterase: MKILFIGDIFGNPGRKAVKEFVPQLKRELGIDFCIANGENSAAGSGITYLIAQELYKSGVDCITMGNHTWSKKEILNFIDSDENIIRPANLPGNVPGRGYTILKSNGKELAVLNLMGRVYMDSIDCPFQVADRELQEIKSKTKVVFVDMHAEATSEKCALAWYLDGRICCLAGTHTHVQTADERILPCGTALISDVGMTGPYDGVIGVDKELIIERFITRMPQKFEVARGRVQFCAIHLEVDEKTGKCINIERIFKVADSFDGK; encoded by the coding sequence TTGAAGATACTTTTTATTGGTGACATTTTTGGAAATCCCGGAAGAAAGGCTGTAAAAGAATTTGTTCCACAACTGAAAAGGGAACTGGGAATAGATTTTTGTATTGCCAACGGCGAAAATTCAGCTGCAGGAAGCGGCATAACCTATTTGATTGCTCAGGAGCTATACAAATCAGGTGTTGACTGTATTACAATGGGAAATCACACATGGTCAAAGAAGGAAATTCTTAATTTTATAGACTCTGATGAAAATATTATTAGGCCGGCAAACTTGCCTGGAAATGTTCCGGGTAGAGGATACACTATACTGAAATCAAATGGTAAAGAACTGGCTGTATTAAATCTTATGGGAAGGGTTTATATGGATAGCATTGATTGTCCTTTTCAGGTTGCAGACAGAGAATTACAAGAGATAAAATCAAAAACCAAGGTGGTTTTTGTAGATATGCACGCAGAAGCCACATCTGAAAAGTGTGCTCTTGCTTGGTATCTGGATGGAAGAATATGCTGTCTTGCAGGAACACACACACATGTACAAACTGCAGATGAGAGAATTTTGCCATGCGGTACTGCGTTGATTTCCGATGTTGGAATGACAGGGCCTTATGACGGTGTAATTGGTGTAGATAAGGAATTAATTATTGAGAGATTTATTACTAGAATGCCTCAGAAATTTGAGGTTGCTAGGGGCAGAGTACAGTTTTGTGCTATTCACCTAGAAGTTGATGAAAAAACCGGAAAATGTATTAATATTGAGCGTATATTTAAAGTAGCAGATTCTTTTGACGGAAAATAA
- the pgeF gene encoding peptidoglycan editing factor PgeF has translation MITSNEKITLNQKNDLIYIQFQNLKEYEHMLTHCFTTRLGGVSQGEFSSLNLSFNKNDIRENVCENYRRLTEAIGVDYNKVVLSNQVHDKKIKIVSEADAGKGLTVESDIVGFDGLSTNQPGIPLVTFYADCVPVLFFDPVKKATTAVHSGWKSTVKNISYEALVLMKNTYNSNYEDIIVAIGPSICKNCFEVGKEVYDSFKEKFSWCDRYSEYRNGKYYMDLQRIIRHVLVETGVPEKNILISDICTKCNTDLFFSYRGDKGKTGSLAAVMMLK, from the coding sequence ATGATAACAAGCAATGAAAAAATTACATTAAATCAAAAGAATGATTTAATATATATTCAGTTTCAAAACCTTAAAGAATACGAGCATATGCTTACACACTGTTTTACTACAAGACTTGGAGGTGTAAGCCAAGGAGAGTTTTCTTCTTTGAACCTTAGTTTTAACAAGAATGACATTAGAGAAAATGTTTGTGAAAACTATAGGCGGCTTACAGAGGCAATTGGGGTTGATTACAATAAAGTGGTTCTGTCTAACCAGGTACACGACAAAAAAATTAAAATAGTTAGTGAAGCAGATGCAGGGAAAGGTTTGACTGTGGAAAGTGATATTGTTGGTTTTGACGGTCTTTCAACAAATCAGCCGGGGATTCCTTTAGTAACCTTTTATGCTGACTGTGTCCCTGTACTATTTTTTGACCCTGTAAAAAAAGCCACAACGGCAGTTCACTCCGGTTGGAAAAGTACGGTAAAAAATATATCATACGAAGCATTAGTTCTTATGAAAAATACTTATAATAGCAATTATGAAGATATTATTGTTGCAATCGGGCCTTCCATATGTAAGAATTGCTTTGAGGTAGGTAAGGAAGTATATGACAGCTTTAAGGAAAAATTCAGTTGGTGTGATAGGTATTCGGAATATAGGAACGGAAAGTACTATATGGATTTGCAAAGAATCATAAGGCATGTTTTGGTGGAGACAGGTGTTCCAGAAAAGAATATTCTGATAAGTGATATATGTACGAAATGCAATACTGACCTTTTTTTCTCCTATAGGGGGGATAAAGGGAAAACGGGTAGTTTGGCAGCGGTTATGATGCTTAAATAA
- a CDS encoding peptide ABC transporter substrate-binding protein, which translates to MAKSIRLISLLIITGLMLSACTVNLNIKSNNQVEDIYEGKYDVLDKGPEKGGSVRLFSTPVDTLNPIVTNNQYVQDFLGLVFEGLFKLDEKQQPVPVLAQSAVTSADGLKITITLKNGIKWHDGAPLQSGDVVFSINSILDTKNGSVYAAGLQNIASVSAGNNNSVVISLKQPDALMIYSLTFPIIPIHYYNKEKLSEKSSKKNLAPIGTGPYTFVSYDAKTGVKLKANDNWWNKGDSELTTPYIQSVEVKIFQNTGKATNAFQSRDVDVVTTDYSEFKNYIGRTDISLKRYPSKNYEFLSLNITKGPMANKSLRSALAGFIDKKKLIDTAAYGIAVPAELPLFPNSWINQLVNIEQYSDLKKSKQLMTQNGYVLSHNKYVSKTNSKAFSLKLIVNQENELRVNTANAIAAQLAKNGITVEVEKLTWENVQNRIKSGAYDMALLGYKISTKPDLSFAYSSDNIKTGLNTAKFSNPVVDGYLQQILSQPDGEKQKSLYTNLLKTVLDERPYIGLYFINNSLLCSKNIKGAVNPNIWNSYNDFSQWYVPQ; encoded by the coding sequence ATGGCAAAATCTATAAGACTTATTTCTTTACTGATAATTACAGGACTAATGCTTTCAGCATGTACTGTTAATCTTAATATAAAATCAAATAATCAGGTTGAGGATATCTATGAAGGAAAATATGATGTGTTGGACAAAGGCCCTGAAAAAGGAGGTTCAGTACGTCTTTTCAGTACACCTGTAGATACACTTAATCCAATTGTAACAAACAACCAGTATGTTCAAGATTTTTTGGGTTTGGTATTTGAGGGACTTTTCAAATTAGATGAGAAACAGCAGCCGGTTCCTGTTTTAGCTCAAAGTGCAGTAACCTCGGCTGATGGGTTAAAAATAACAATAACTTTAAAAAATGGAATCAAATGGCATGATGGTGCACCGCTTCAATCAGGGGATGTTGTGTTTTCAATAAACAGTATCTTAGATACTAAGAACGGCAGTGTATATGCGGCGGGTTTACAAAATATTGCATCTGTTTCAGCAGGTAATAATAATTCGGTTGTAATTTCTTTGAAACAACCCGATGCCTTAATGATATATAGCCTGACTTTTCCAATTATACCAATACATTACTATAACAAAGAAAAACTAAGCGAAAAAAGTTCAAAGAAAAATCTTGCACCTATAGGTACTGGGCCTTATACTTTTGTCTCATATGATGCAAAAACAGGGGTAAAACTAAAAGCCAACGATAATTGGTGGAACAAAGGTGATTCTGAGTTGACAACTCCTTATATACAATCTGTGGAGGTCAAAATATTTCAGAACACAGGAAAAGCTACTAATGCCTTTCAGTCCAGAGATGTTGATGTTGTAACGACTGATTACAGTGAGTTTAAAAATTACATTGGTCGGACTGATATTTCACTAAAACGTTACCCAAGTAAAAATTATGAATTTCTATCCCTGAATATAACAAAAGGGCCAATGGCAAATAAGAGTTTGAGAAGTGCCCTAGCAGGTTTTATTGATAAGAAAAAGCTTATTGATACTGCGGCATATGGTATAGCTGTACCTGCTGAGTTACCTCTTTTTCCAAACTCATGGATAAACCAACTGGTAAACATTGAACAGTATTCAGATTTAAAAAAATCAAAACAGCTTATGACACAAAACGGATATGTTCTTTCCCATAATAAATATGTAAGTAAAACAAACAGTAAAGCATTTTCACTGAAGCTTATTGTTAATCAGGAAAATGAATTAAGAGTAAATACTGCTAATGCAATAGCTGCTCAATTAGCTAAAAATGGAATAACTGTAGAGGTTGAAAAGCTTACTTGGGAGAATGTACAGAACAGAATAAAATCAGGTGCATATGATATGGCTTTGCTGGGATATAAGATTTCAACAAAACCCGATTTGTCTTTTGCATACTCTTCGGATAATATTAAGACAGGTCTTAATACGGCAAAATTCAGCAATCCTGTAGTTGATGGGTATCTTCAACAGATTTTATCTCAACCTGATGGTGAAAAGCAGAAAAGTTTATATACTAACCTTTTAAAAACTGTTTTAGATGAAAGGCCATACATAGGTTTGTATTTTATCAATAATAGTCTATTGTGCAGTAAAAATATAAAAGGAGCTGTAAATCCAAATATATGGAACAGCTATAACGATTTTTCACAGTGGTATGTGCCGCAATAA
- a CDS encoding YgiQ family radical SAM protein, whose translation MSFLPISFEDMNEKGWDQLDFLYISGDAYVDHPSFGHAIITRVLESEGFKVGIIAQPNWKNNEDFKKLGRPKYGVLISSGVIDSMVNHYTASKKKRSTDLYSPGGKAGYRPDRAVIVYANKIKEIFKDTPVIIGGLEASLRRFAHYDYWEDKVRRSILVDSKADLLIYGMGEKPITEMARLLKKDVPIHSIKNLRGTAYLARYEELPAEIREAIDSNGNKKVAVLPSFEAVQENKKVYAEAFKIQYNEQDAINGRTLVQPHGDRYLVQNPPTMPLSTAELDRIYALPYERTYHPVYEKYGGIPAINEVEFSITSHRGCYGGCSFCALNFHQGRVIQKRSQASILNEAKKLTWTQGFKGYIHDVGGPTANFRNVACKKQVKNGVCKDKQCLHPEPCKNLIVDHSEYLELLRKLRALPDVKKVFIRSGIRYDYLMLDKNDDFFTELCEHHVSGQLKVAPEHVVDRVLEKMGKPKRQLYDRFVKKFYDINKKINKEQYLVPYLISSHPGSDLNAAVELAEYLKQQGYMPEQVQDFYPTPGTLSTCMFYTGYDARNMKKVYVAKTPKEKAMQRALLQYRKKENYHLVIEALKEANREDLIGFGPNCLVKPLRGKQYGNVPSKGKTAGEGSKRRSSRGEKKSNTGKDRKSTKQTYRENSNKNRKQSRKTAYTNAKSKSGDMKNLTRKKR comes from the coding sequence ATGAGTTTTTTACCAATAAGTTTTGAAGACATGAATGAAAAAGGCTGGGATCAGCTTGATTTTCTGTATATAAGCGGAGATGCTTACGTGGATCATCCCAGTTTTGGACATGCAATAATAACCAGAGTTTTGGAAAGCGAGGGCTTCAAGGTTGGAATAATCGCCCAGCCCAACTGGAAAAACAACGAAGATTTTAAGAAACTGGGAAGGCCAAAGTATGGTGTACTTATATCCTCAGGAGTTATAGATTCAATGGTAAACCATTACACAGCCAGTAAAAAGAAAAGATCCACGGATTTGTATTCTCCGGGTGGTAAAGCCGGATACAGACCTGACAGGGCTGTTATAGTATATGCAAATAAAATAAAAGAGATATTTAAGGATACACCTGTTATAATAGGAGGGCTTGAAGCAAGTCTTAGAAGATTTGCACATTATGACTACTGGGAAGATAAAGTAAGGAGATCAATTCTTGTAGATTCAAAAGCTGACCTTCTGATTTACGGAATGGGTGAAAAGCCAATAACTGAGATGGCCAGGTTGCTAAAAAAAGATGTTCCTATCCACAGTATCAAGAATTTACGAGGCACCGCATACCTTGCAAGGTACGAAGAACTTCCTGCTGAAATCAGGGAGGCTATTGATTCAAATGGAAATAAGAAAGTAGCTGTATTGCCTTCCTTTGAAGCAGTACAGGAAAATAAAAAAGTATATGCTGAAGCCTTTAAAATCCAGTATAACGAGCAGGATGCAATAAATGGAAGAACATTAGTACAACCCCACGGGGACAGGTATCTTGTTCAGAATCCTCCTACAATGCCTTTATCAACTGCTGAGTTGGACAGGATTTATGCACTTCCGTACGAAAGGACATACCATCCGGTTTACGAAAAGTACGGTGGTATTCCTGCAATTAATGAGGTAGAATTTAGCATAACTAGTCACAGAGGCTGCTATGGCGGCTGTTCTTTTTGTGCCTTAAATTTTCATCAGGGCAGGGTAATTCAAAAAAGGAGTCAGGCATCAATATTAAATGAGGCAAAAAAACTCACCTGGACACAGGGATTTAAAGGATATATACACGATGTTGGCGGCCCTACAGCTAACTTTAGGAATGTTGCCTGTAAAAAACAGGTTAAAAACGGTGTCTGCAAAGATAAGCAATGTTTACATCCTGAACCTTGTAAAAATCTGATAGTAGATCATTCTGAGTATCTGGAACTATTACGTAAACTCAGAGCACTTCCTGATGTTAAGAAAGTATTTATTCGTTCAGGAATACGTTACGACTACTTAATGCTTGACAAAAATGACGACTTTTTTACTGAATTATGTGAGCATCATGTCAGCGGTCAGCTTAAAGTTGCACCTGAGCATGTAGTGGATAGGGTTTTAGAGAAAATGGGAAAACCAAAAAGACAGCTTTACGATCGATTTGTAAAGAAGTTTTATGATATTAACAAAAAAATTAATAAGGAGCAGTATCTAGTTCCATACTTGATTTCAAGCCATCCGGGCAGTGACTTAAATGCTGCAGTAGAATTGGCTGAATATTTGAAACAGCAGGGATATATGCCTGAACAGGTTCAGGATTTTTATCCGACACCTGGAACACTTTCAACCTGTATGTTCTATACAGGTTATGATGCAAGGAACATGAAGAAGGTTTATGTGGCAAAAACACCTAAAGAAAAAGCCATGCAAAGAGCCTTATTACAGTACCGAAAAAAGGAAAATTATCATCTTGTTATAGAAGCACTAAAGGAAGCGAATAGAGAAGACCTTATCGGATTTGGCCCTAATTGTCTTGTAAAACCATTAAGAGGCAAGCAGTATGGTAATGTACCCAGCAAGGGAAAAACAGCCGGTGAAGGCAGCAAAAGAAGAAGTTCAAGAGGAGAAAAAAAATCAAATACTGGAAAAGACAGGAAATCCACAAAGCAAACATATAGGGAAAATAGTAACAAAAATAGAAAACAAAGTAGAAAGACAGCTTATACAAATGCTAAATCAAAATCGGGTGACATGAAAAATTTGACAAGAAAAAAACGATAA